The following coding sequences lie in one Bicyclus anynana chromosome 21, ilBicAnyn1.1, whole genome shotgun sequence genomic window:
- the LOC112058367 gene encoding hemicentin-2 isoform X3 — protein MDHRMRVIAALISFMVISSPVYAFIPGADGPVIAEEALEGGNATLYCDTSTDILNDELMLQVWYKDDVPIYSYDARISSQWSSSSFNSSGRLLSDLRRQPTVLTVTNLRGDDQALYHCRVDYLLGPTRNVGINLTVIVLPSQPFFLDEVGNKVEGKIGPYHEGDTLLLSCLVIGGRPPPRISWYSGEELVDASDGASDIPGVKENELYLPLTRDNAESLSCRANNTPRVPPVKATLKIELFLSAYNVTINWVRGTVEDALSAGRTAVVQCVVHGSYPQPELTWWLDHRHLTQHSNQSWNNATRKAQSFLELTPAVSDNGATLACVATNTAMAPGRDSKADVIVLNVTYSPIVELSKLGDGRLNEVVELDSLHLECEVRANPPVENFIWYFNDIEIRPHSLWGSQVSSQSLLVEEATRRHAGRYSCAARNSIGETRSESININVFYPPECMDHGITLVKESLKCNVKALPAPDTFFWHIQPTDEDVQHLTTGSAILPLTQITGSLSRNLDASCEAGNGIASQEKPCKRTFSFELLRPPQPQQCDLAYEYEEFQMRCLPVENATYYEVSVWRMSNSNSSLMLERRGSMGYGMSQALAQGEGVPWLVRGPLGNLRAEDEVGASACNRYGCSGSLLLRPTEILLNSAGVPWWKYLVGKDVGISIGAVVLLAVFILSSVLLIRVARRVRSKPAPVIQVLQLDEVAREYLDNLGGRA, from the exons ATGGACCATAGAATGCGCGTCATCGCGGCGCTAATATCTTTCATGGTCATTTCATCGCCTGTCTACGCTTTTATACCTGGTGCTGATG GGCCAGTTATAGCAGAGGAGGCACTGGAAGGCGGCAATGCGACGTTGTACTGCGACACCTCTACTGATATCCTCAATGATGAGCTGATGCTGCAAGTCTGGTACAAAGACGATGTacctatttatag TTACGATGCACGGATATCGAGCCAGTGGTCGAGTTCGTCGTTCAACAGCAGCGGACGACTGCTGTCTGACCTCCGTAGACAGCCGACCGTGCTGACGGTGACCAACCTGAGGGGCGACGACCAGGCGCTGTACCACTGCCGCGTGGACTACCTGCTGGGGCCCACCAGGAATGTTGGCATCAATCTGACCGTTATTG TTCTACCAAGTCAACCATTCTTCCTTGACGAGGTGGGGAACAAAGTTGAAGGAAAAATCGGACCGTACCACGAGGGAGACACTTTGCTACTTAGCTGCCTAGTTATTGGAG GTCGACCTCCACCTAGGATCAGCTGGTATTCCGGTGAAGAACTGGTGGACGCTTCAGATGGCGCCAGTGACATACCGGGCGTGAAAGAGAACGAGCTATACCTGCCTCTCACGCGTGACAACGCTGAGTCGTTGTCGTGTAGAGCCAACAATACTCCTCGGGTTCCACCAGTAAAGGCCACTTTAAAGATTGAACTGTTTC TATCCGCCTACAACGTCACCATAAACTGGGTGCGAGGGACAGTGGAAGACGCGTTAAGCGCTGGCAGGACGGCCGTGGTGCAGTGCGTCGTGCACGGCTCTTACCCGCAACCGGAGCTAACGTGGTGGCTGGACCACCGGCACCTCACGCAACACAGCAATCAG AGCTGGAACAATGCGACGCGCAAGGCGCAGTCGTTCCTGGAGCTGACGCCGGCCGTGAGCGACAACGGCGCGACGCTGGCGTGCGTCGCCACCAACACTGCCATGGCGCCGGGGCGAGACTCCAAGGCTGACGTCATTGTGCTTAATGTTACCT atagtCCAATAGTAGAATTATCCAAATTAGGAGATGGAAGACTGAACGAAGTGGTAGAGCTGGACAGCTTGCACCTGGAGTGTGAAGTGAGAGCCAACCCACCTGTTGAAAACTTTATATGgtattttaat GATATAGAAATAAGGCCGCACAGCTTATGGGGCAGCCAAGTTTCCTCCCAATCCCTGCTGGTTGAGGAAGCAACACGGAGACACGCTGGCCGTTACTCCTGCGCTGCTCGCAACAGCATCGGGGAAACCAGATCTGAATCTatcaatataaatgtatttt ATCCACCAGAATGTATGGACCACGGCATTACTTTAGTGAAAGAAAGTTTGAAATGCAATGTAAAAGCACTGCCAGCGCCGGACACATTTTTCTGGCACATCCAACCGACTGACGAAGACGTACAGCATCTCACCACAGGTTCAGCAATCCTCCCCCTGACACAAATCACCGGATCACTGTCAAGGAACCTAGACGCTAGTTGTGAAGCAGGCAACGGTATCGCCTCTCAAGAAAAACCCTGTAAAAGAACTTTCAGTTTTGAACTGTTGAGACCTCCACAACCGCAACAATGCGACCTGGCGTATGAGTATGAAGAATTTCAAATGAGATGTTTACCAG TTGAAAACGCAACGTACTACGAAGTTTCGGTTTGGCGAATGTCAAACTCCAATTCTTCGTTAATGCTAGAAAGACGGGGATCCATGGGATACGGGATGAGTCAGGCTCTAGCCCAGGGTGAGGGCGTCCCATGGCTGGTGCGGGGACCTCTCGGAAACCTTCGAGCGGAAGACGAGGTCGGCGCTTCTGCCTGCAACAGATATGGCTGTTCTGGTTCACTGCTTTTGAGACCGACAGAGATATTGCTGAATTCGGCCGGCGTGCCGTGGTGGAAAT ATCTTGTCGGAAAAGACGTGGGCATATCAATCGGGGCTGTAGTACTTCTGGCAGTGTTCATTCTGTCATCAGTCCTGTTGATAAGGGTTGCACGCCGCGTTCGCTCCAAGCCTGCTCCCGTCATACAAGTCCTGCAACTCGATGAAGTTGCACGAGAATACTTAGATAACCTTGGAGGTAG agcaTAA
- the LOC112058367 gene encoding hemicentin-2 isoform X1 codes for MDHRMRVIAALISFMVISSPVYAFIPGADGPVIAEEALEGGNATLYCDTSTDILNDELMLQVWYKDDVPIYSYDARISSQWSSSSFNSSGRLLSDLRRQPTVLTVTNLRGDDQALYHCRVDYLLGPTRNVGINLTVIVLPSQPFFLDEVGNKVEGKIGPYHEGDTLLLSCLVIGGRPPPRISWYSGEELVDASDGASDIPGVKENELYLPLTRDNAESLSCRANNTPRVPPVKATLKIELFLSAYNVTINWVRGTVEDALSAGRTAVVQCVVHGSYPQPELTWWLDHRHLTQHSNQSWNNATRKAQSFLELTPAVSDNGATLACVATNTAMAPGRDSKADVIVLNVTYSPIVELSKLGDGRLNEVVELDSLHLECEVRANPPVENFIWYFNDIEIRPHSLWGSQVSSQSLLVEEATRRHAGRYSCAARNSIGETRSESININVFYPPECMDHGITLVKESLKCNVKALPAPDTFFWHIQPTDEDVQHLTTGSAILPLTQITGSLSRNLDASCEAGNGIASQEKPCKRTFSFELLRPPQPQQCDLAYEYEEFQMRCLPVENATYYEVSVWRMSNSNSSLMLERRGSMGYGMSQALAQGEGVPWLVRGPLGNLRAEDEVGASACNRYGCSGSLLLRPTEILLNSAGVPWWKYLVGKDVGISIGAVVLLAVFILSSVLLIRVARRVRSKPAPVIQVLQLDEVAREYLDNLGEHKVHASCSLRSCSSGYSDGSGETAPTIDRRRKPRLWEWDAPPPDVTLTLHRESAV; via the exons ATGGACCATAGAATGCGCGTCATCGCGGCGCTAATATCTTTCATGGTCATTTCATCGCCTGTCTACGCTTTTATACCTGGTGCTGATG GGCCAGTTATAGCAGAGGAGGCACTGGAAGGCGGCAATGCGACGTTGTACTGCGACACCTCTACTGATATCCTCAATGATGAGCTGATGCTGCAAGTCTGGTACAAAGACGATGTacctatttatag TTACGATGCACGGATATCGAGCCAGTGGTCGAGTTCGTCGTTCAACAGCAGCGGACGACTGCTGTCTGACCTCCGTAGACAGCCGACCGTGCTGACGGTGACCAACCTGAGGGGCGACGACCAGGCGCTGTACCACTGCCGCGTGGACTACCTGCTGGGGCCCACCAGGAATGTTGGCATCAATCTGACCGTTATTG TTCTACCAAGTCAACCATTCTTCCTTGACGAGGTGGGGAACAAAGTTGAAGGAAAAATCGGACCGTACCACGAGGGAGACACTTTGCTACTTAGCTGCCTAGTTATTGGAG GTCGACCTCCACCTAGGATCAGCTGGTATTCCGGTGAAGAACTGGTGGACGCTTCAGATGGCGCCAGTGACATACCGGGCGTGAAAGAGAACGAGCTATACCTGCCTCTCACGCGTGACAACGCTGAGTCGTTGTCGTGTAGAGCCAACAATACTCCTCGGGTTCCACCAGTAAAGGCCACTTTAAAGATTGAACTGTTTC TATCCGCCTACAACGTCACCATAAACTGGGTGCGAGGGACAGTGGAAGACGCGTTAAGCGCTGGCAGGACGGCCGTGGTGCAGTGCGTCGTGCACGGCTCTTACCCGCAACCGGAGCTAACGTGGTGGCTGGACCACCGGCACCTCACGCAACACAGCAATCAG AGCTGGAACAATGCGACGCGCAAGGCGCAGTCGTTCCTGGAGCTGACGCCGGCCGTGAGCGACAACGGCGCGACGCTGGCGTGCGTCGCCACCAACACTGCCATGGCGCCGGGGCGAGACTCCAAGGCTGACGTCATTGTGCTTAATGTTACCT atagtCCAATAGTAGAATTATCCAAATTAGGAGATGGAAGACTGAACGAAGTGGTAGAGCTGGACAGCTTGCACCTGGAGTGTGAAGTGAGAGCCAACCCACCTGTTGAAAACTTTATATGgtattttaat GATATAGAAATAAGGCCGCACAGCTTATGGGGCAGCCAAGTTTCCTCCCAATCCCTGCTGGTTGAGGAAGCAACACGGAGACACGCTGGCCGTTACTCCTGCGCTGCTCGCAACAGCATCGGGGAAACCAGATCTGAATCTatcaatataaatgtatttt ATCCACCAGAATGTATGGACCACGGCATTACTTTAGTGAAAGAAAGTTTGAAATGCAATGTAAAAGCACTGCCAGCGCCGGACACATTTTTCTGGCACATCCAACCGACTGACGAAGACGTACAGCATCTCACCACAGGTTCAGCAATCCTCCCCCTGACACAAATCACCGGATCACTGTCAAGGAACCTAGACGCTAGTTGTGAAGCAGGCAACGGTATCGCCTCTCAAGAAAAACCCTGTAAAAGAACTTTCAGTTTTGAACTGTTGAGACCTCCACAACCGCAACAATGCGACCTGGCGTATGAGTATGAAGAATTTCAAATGAGATGTTTACCAG TTGAAAACGCAACGTACTACGAAGTTTCGGTTTGGCGAATGTCAAACTCCAATTCTTCGTTAATGCTAGAAAGACGGGGATCCATGGGATACGGGATGAGTCAGGCTCTAGCCCAGGGTGAGGGCGTCCCATGGCTGGTGCGGGGACCTCTCGGAAACCTTCGAGCGGAAGACGAGGTCGGCGCTTCTGCCTGCAACAGATATGGCTGTTCTGGTTCACTGCTTTTGAGACCGACAGAGATATTGCTGAATTCGGCCGGCGTGCCGTGGTGGAAAT ATCTTGTCGGAAAAGACGTGGGCATATCAATCGGGGCTGTAGTACTTCTGGCAGTGTTCATTCTGTCATCAGTCCTGTTGATAAGGGTTGCACGCCGCGTTCGCTCCAAGCCTGCTCCCGTCATACAAGTCCTGCAACTCGATGAAGTTGCACGAGAATACTTAGATAACCTTGGAG agcaTAAAGTCCACGCATCATGCAGCCTACGCTCTTGCAGCAGCGGATACTCGGATGGTTCGGGCGAAACCGCACCAACCATCGACCGACGCCGCAAGCCTCGCCTCTGGGAGTGGGACGCACCCCCTCCAGATGTGACCCTCACTCTGCATAGAGAAAGTGCTGTATGA
- the LOC112058367 gene encoding hemicentin-2 isoform X2 gives MDHRMRVIAALISFMVISSPVYAFIPGADVIAEEALEGGNATLYCDTSTDILNDELMLQVWYKDDVPIYSYDARISSQWSSSSFNSSGRLLSDLRRQPTVLTVTNLRGDDQALYHCRVDYLLGPTRNVGINLTVIVLPSQPFFLDEVGNKVEGKIGPYHEGDTLLLSCLVIGGRPPPRISWYSGEELVDASDGASDIPGVKENELYLPLTRDNAESLSCRANNTPRVPPVKATLKIELFLSAYNVTINWVRGTVEDALSAGRTAVVQCVVHGSYPQPELTWWLDHRHLTQHSNQSWNNATRKAQSFLELTPAVSDNGATLACVATNTAMAPGRDSKADVIVLNVTYSPIVELSKLGDGRLNEVVELDSLHLECEVRANPPVENFIWYFNDIEIRPHSLWGSQVSSQSLLVEEATRRHAGRYSCAARNSIGETRSESININVFYPPECMDHGITLVKESLKCNVKALPAPDTFFWHIQPTDEDVQHLTTGSAILPLTQITGSLSRNLDASCEAGNGIASQEKPCKRTFSFELLRPPQPQQCDLAYEYEEFQMRCLPVENATYYEVSVWRMSNSNSSLMLERRGSMGYGMSQALAQGEGVPWLVRGPLGNLRAEDEVGASACNRYGCSGSLLLRPTEILLNSAGVPWWKYLVGKDVGISIGAVVLLAVFILSSVLLIRVARRVRSKPAPVIQVLQLDEVAREYLDNLGEHKVHASCSLRSCSSGYSDGSGETAPTIDRRRKPRLWEWDAPPPDVTLTLHRESAV, from the exons ATGGACCATAGAATGCGCGTCATCGCGGCGCTAATATCTTTCATGGTCATTTCATCGCCTGTCTACGCTTTTATACCTGGTGCTGATG TTATAGCAGAGGAGGCACTGGAAGGCGGCAATGCGACGTTGTACTGCGACACCTCTACTGATATCCTCAATGATGAGCTGATGCTGCAAGTCTGGTACAAAGACGATGTacctatttatag TTACGATGCACGGATATCGAGCCAGTGGTCGAGTTCGTCGTTCAACAGCAGCGGACGACTGCTGTCTGACCTCCGTAGACAGCCGACCGTGCTGACGGTGACCAACCTGAGGGGCGACGACCAGGCGCTGTACCACTGCCGCGTGGACTACCTGCTGGGGCCCACCAGGAATGTTGGCATCAATCTGACCGTTATTG TTCTACCAAGTCAACCATTCTTCCTTGACGAGGTGGGGAACAAAGTTGAAGGAAAAATCGGACCGTACCACGAGGGAGACACTTTGCTACTTAGCTGCCTAGTTATTGGAG GTCGACCTCCACCTAGGATCAGCTGGTATTCCGGTGAAGAACTGGTGGACGCTTCAGATGGCGCCAGTGACATACCGGGCGTGAAAGAGAACGAGCTATACCTGCCTCTCACGCGTGACAACGCTGAGTCGTTGTCGTGTAGAGCCAACAATACTCCTCGGGTTCCACCAGTAAAGGCCACTTTAAAGATTGAACTGTTTC TATCCGCCTACAACGTCACCATAAACTGGGTGCGAGGGACAGTGGAAGACGCGTTAAGCGCTGGCAGGACGGCCGTGGTGCAGTGCGTCGTGCACGGCTCTTACCCGCAACCGGAGCTAACGTGGTGGCTGGACCACCGGCACCTCACGCAACACAGCAATCAG AGCTGGAACAATGCGACGCGCAAGGCGCAGTCGTTCCTGGAGCTGACGCCGGCCGTGAGCGACAACGGCGCGACGCTGGCGTGCGTCGCCACCAACACTGCCATGGCGCCGGGGCGAGACTCCAAGGCTGACGTCATTGTGCTTAATGTTACCT atagtCCAATAGTAGAATTATCCAAATTAGGAGATGGAAGACTGAACGAAGTGGTAGAGCTGGACAGCTTGCACCTGGAGTGTGAAGTGAGAGCCAACCCACCTGTTGAAAACTTTATATGgtattttaat GATATAGAAATAAGGCCGCACAGCTTATGGGGCAGCCAAGTTTCCTCCCAATCCCTGCTGGTTGAGGAAGCAACACGGAGACACGCTGGCCGTTACTCCTGCGCTGCTCGCAACAGCATCGGGGAAACCAGATCTGAATCTatcaatataaatgtatttt ATCCACCAGAATGTATGGACCACGGCATTACTTTAGTGAAAGAAAGTTTGAAATGCAATGTAAAAGCACTGCCAGCGCCGGACACATTTTTCTGGCACATCCAACCGACTGACGAAGACGTACAGCATCTCACCACAGGTTCAGCAATCCTCCCCCTGACACAAATCACCGGATCACTGTCAAGGAACCTAGACGCTAGTTGTGAAGCAGGCAACGGTATCGCCTCTCAAGAAAAACCCTGTAAAAGAACTTTCAGTTTTGAACTGTTGAGACCTCCACAACCGCAACAATGCGACCTGGCGTATGAGTATGAAGAATTTCAAATGAGATGTTTACCAG TTGAAAACGCAACGTACTACGAAGTTTCGGTTTGGCGAATGTCAAACTCCAATTCTTCGTTAATGCTAGAAAGACGGGGATCCATGGGATACGGGATGAGTCAGGCTCTAGCCCAGGGTGAGGGCGTCCCATGGCTGGTGCGGGGACCTCTCGGAAACCTTCGAGCGGAAGACGAGGTCGGCGCTTCTGCCTGCAACAGATATGGCTGTTCTGGTTCACTGCTTTTGAGACCGACAGAGATATTGCTGAATTCGGCCGGCGTGCCGTGGTGGAAAT ATCTTGTCGGAAAAGACGTGGGCATATCAATCGGGGCTGTAGTACTTCTGGCAGTGTTCATTCTGTCATCAGTCCTGTTGATAAGGGTTGCACGCCGCGTTCGCTCCAAGCCTGCTCCCGTCATACAAGTCCTGCAACTCGATGAAGTTGCACGAGAATACTTAGATAACCTTGGAG agcaTAAAGTCCACGCATCATGCAGCCTACGCTCTTGCAGCAGCGGATACTCGGATGGTTCGGGCGAAACCGCACCAACCATCGACCGACGCCGCAAGCCTCGCCTCTGGGAGTGGGACGCACCCCCTCCAGATGTGACCCTCACTCTGCATAGAGAAAGTGCTGTATGA